Proteins from a genomic interval of Rhipicephalus microplus isolate Deutch F79 chromosome 6, USDA_Rmic, whole genome shotgun sequence:
- the LOC142761786 gene encoding uncharacterized protein LOC142761786 isoform X2: MPGQYVVVLFPEEDDTSGIILKSWLKGDGCLWPRQTKYVHSLLKAKATPGADWIEVPCTVVREFDTYAEARANLPRVENGSNLDGEAELGKGRRKKNKRSYESEDDEGAPSPPASMIRRITPFLNFT, translated from the exons GTCAATACGTTGTCGTTCTCTTCCCAGAAGAGGATGATACATCTGGGATCATCCTCAAAAGTTGGCTGAAAGGCGACGGCTGCCTGTGGCCTCGACAAACTAAATATGTACATAgtttgttgaaggcgaaagcgaCTCCAGGGGCTGACTGGATAGAAGTGCCTTGCACTGTTGTCCGAGAATTTG ATACATATGCCGAAGCACGGGCAAATCTGCCAAGGGTAGAAAATGGATCCAACTTGGACGGCGAGGCAGAACTTGGgaaaggcagaagaaaaaaaaataagagatccTATGAGTCTGAAGATGATGAAGGGGCACCATCACCTCCAGCTTCAATGATAAGACGTATAACACCATTTTTGAACTTTACGTAA